The following are encoded together in the Leuconostoc mesenteroides subsp. mesenteroides ATCC 8293 genome:
- a CDS encoding bifunctional folylpolyglutamate synthase/dihydrofolate synthase: MKTVEDAISYIHNRPKGGQKESLYRMTTLLAALGNPQNDLPYAIHVTGTNGKGSVSTMASNILRVAGYDTGLFVSPFITNFRERIQINNEMISKDDLLHATNKVAQVLVNVDAELYPDIPVEFEVLTAIMFTYFSSKKLDALVIEVGIGGLLDSTNVMPNTKVAVITSVGLDHQKMLGNTITEIASQKAGIIHDDVAVVTGDLPDEARLVIEKKTPHVIKGLRHEFQSGLPGEYQIENTATAVAAVRAFAQNISDDTIQKGLEESHFSGRFELIAPNIMVDGAHNAQGLRALYKSLSVAYPKGKITLIIGSLMDKNVTAEFNEILRDDRFNIVLVPFTGPNGRPSLSIEQTLKQYQVSAMPHWQEAVEKSTADLTVLTGSLYFISEVREQYDR; the protein is encoded by the coding sequence ATGAAAACAGTTGAAGATGCCATATCTTATATTCATAACCGGCCAAAAGGTGGTCAAAAAGAGTCATTATACCGCATGACCACATTGTTAGCAGCCTTGGGAAATCCACAAAATGATTTACCATATGCCATACATGTCACTGGTACGAATGGTAAGGGCTCAGTATCAACGATGGCTAGTAACATTTTACGTGTGGCAGGTTATGATACTGGTTTGTTTGTTTCACCTTTCATCACTAATTTTCGGGAACGAATACAAATCAATAATGAGATGATTTCGAAAGATGATTTACTGCACGCTACTAACAAAGTCGCACAAGTGTTAGTAAACGTTGATGCAGAATTATATCCGGATATTCCTGTAGAATTTGAAGTTTTGACAGCGATTATGTTCACCTATTTTTCTTCAAAAAAATTAGACGCATTAGTGATAGAAGTGGGTATTGGTGGTTTACTTGACTCTACTAATGTGATGCCAAATACAAAGGTAGCTGTTATCACTAGCGTAGGATTAGATCATCAGAAAATGTTGGGTAATACAATTACTGAAATTGCATCACAGAAGGCCGGTATTATTCATGATGATGTTGCTGTTGTTACCGGTGATTTACCAGATGAAGCACGCTTGGTCATTGAAAAGAAAACCCCACATGTCATAAAAGGTCTGCGCCATGAATTTCAATCCGGATTGCCAGGAGAATATCAGATAGAAAACACAGCGACTGCTGTTGCAGCAGTACGTGCTTTTGCTCAGAATATTTCTGATGATACAATTCAAAAAGGGCTAGAAGAGAGCCACTTTTCGGGACGGTTTGAATTAATTGCACCAAACATTATGGTGGATGGTGCTCATAATGCTCAAGGACTTCGTGCTTTATACAAGTCGTTGTCAGTGGCATATCCAAAGGGAAAAATCACCTTGATTATTGGTAGTTTGATGGATAAAAATGTTACTGCTGAATTCAATGAAATATTGCGAGATGACAGATTTAATATTGTTCTTGTGCCATTTACTGGACCTAATGGCCGTCCTAGTTTATCCATTGAACAGACATTAAAACAGTATCAGGTATCTGCGATGCCACATTGGCAAGAAGCGGTTGAAAAATCAACCGCGGATTTAACGGTATTGACTGGATCATTATATTTTATAAGTGAGGTAAGAGAGCAATATGATAGATGA
- a CDS encoding DEAD/DEAH box helicase, whose protein sequence is MKFSELGLSQDILDAITTHGYVEATPIQEKTIPLTLAGRDVIGQAQTGTGKTAAFGLPILEHIDLNNKNIQALIVSPTRELAIQTAEELKKLGRDKRVDVQVVFGGADIRRQIQNLKSHPQILVGTPGRLLDHINRKTVKIDNVRTLVLDEADEMLNMGFLDDIEAIISKTPAERQTLLFSATMPPAIKRIGVKFMTNPEHIQIEAKELTTDLVDQYFVRMRENEKFDTMTRIFDVQAPKLAIVFGRTKRRVEELSRGLEARGYHAAGLHGDLTQQMRSRVLAQFKSHEINILVATDVAARGLDVKDVSHVYNFDIPQDPESYVHRIGRTGRAGAKGVSVTFVAPNEMDYLRAVEDLTKKRMTPLEPASLKDARIGKINNAAGEVAKLIDTTEVSEIQSQVDALTAKYSAEQLAAAVLSSVADLEKQNTPVEITRERPLPRRKGGNGGSRGGSRNGGGRRNGGGGGYRGNRERRGNGDTRGNDRRRGSGAASSERRFGDYKRRDGRSTESRRNSSGGSRREFTVREKD, encoded by the coding sequence TTGAAATTTAGTGAATTAGGTTTGTCACAAGACATTTTGGATGCTATTACAACGCATGGATATGTTGAAGCTACACCAATCCAAGAAAAGACAATTCCATTAACATTAGCAGGACGTGATGTAATTGGACAAGCACAAACAGGAACTGGTAAAACAGCAGCATTTGGTTTGCCAATCTTGGAGCACATTGATTTAAATAATAAAAACATTCAAGCATTGATTGTATCACCAACGCGTGAATTAGCAATTCAAACAGCTGAAGAATTAAAAAAGTTGGGACGCGACAAGCGAGTTGATGTACAGGTTGTCTTTGGTGGTGCTGATATTCGCCGTCAGATCCAAAATTTGAAGTCACATCCACAAATCCTAGTTGGTACACCTGGTCGTTTACTTGATCACATTAACCGTAAGACTGTAAAAATTGATAATGTTCGTACATTAGTATTGGATGAAGCTGATGAAATGTTAAATATGGGCTTCTTAGACGATATTGAGGCAATTATTTCAAAGACACCAGCAGAGCGTCAAACACTGTTGTTCTCAGCAACAATGCCACCAGCAATTAAGCGTATTGGTGTCAAGTTCATGACGAACCCTGAACATATTCAAATCGAAGCAAAAGAATTAACAACTGATTTGGTTGATCAATACTTTGTTCGTATGCGCGAAAACGAAAAGTTTGATACTATGACGCGTATCTTTGATGTGCAGGCACCAAAATTGGCGATCGTCTTCGGTCGTACAAAGCGTCGCGTTGAAGAATTATCACGAGGATTAGAAGCACGTGGTTACCACGCTGCTGGTTTGCATGGTGATTTAACACAACAAATGCGTTCACGTGTGTTGGCTCAATTTAAGTCACATGAAATTAATATTTTAGTTGCAACAGACGTTGCTGCACGTGGTTTGGATGTGAAGGACGTATCTCACGTTTATAACTTTGATATTCCGCAAGATCCAGAATCTTATGTTCACCGTATTGGACGTACTGGTCGTGCTGGAGCTAAGGGTGTATCTGTCACTTTCGTTGCACCAAACGAAATGGATTACTTACGTGCTGTTGAAGATTTGACTAAGAAGCGCATGACGCCTCTTGAACCAGCATCTCTAAAGGACGCTCGTATTGGAAAGATTAACAATGCTGCTGGTGAAGTTGCTAAGTTAATTGATACAACTGAGGTTTCAGAAATTCAATCTCAGGTAGATGCGTTGACAGCAAAGTATAGTGCTGAACAATTAGCTGCTGCTGTATTATCTAGCGTTGCTGATTTAGAAAAGCAAAATACACCAGTTGAAATTACTCGTGAACGTCCATTACCACGTCGTAAGGGTGGTAATGGTGGCTCACGCGGTGGTTCACGTAATGGCGGCGGACGTCGTAATGGTGGTGGCGGTGGTTACCGTGGCAATCGCGAACGTCGTGGTAATGGTGACACCCGCGGTAATGATCGCCGTCGAGGCAGTGGCGCTGCTTCTAGCGAACGCCGTTTTGGAGATTACAAGCGTCGTGACGGTCGCTCAACTGAAAGTCGTCGCAACAGTAGTGGCGGATCACGTCGCGAATTTACTGTACGTGAAAAAGATTAA